The nucleotide window tgaaaacttttgagttcacacatattaaggaaggcatggttcaacccgtcagggtatcgtggaaacatataccacaagcttcaatagtaaataccacCAGCTCCAAAACAGAGCATGTTTGAGaaaacagaggatacaatttaccaaaggcttTATATATCCGTGGAAAGAACTCCTCGAGGTTTTTGTACACGAAGGACACTGTCGGATGATATTTCAACAAAGAATTCGATGGCCCATagcggagctgatgtgagcatcggcacacaaccagaggaagaaacaaTGTGAAGGCATTGGATTATAGGAGCAACTGACTAATTCAAGGCTCAAATGCAAACGAATTATGATTTCCAATTCAAGGGATCAGAAGAAAACACTCTGATTAAgaatggataagttgaatagatTTAGGGGTACATTCGATGACAACTTGATTGGTCGATgaccagctcatgttcaaaatgcccttagagctggaaggatgaattctaggaattgattgaggattgcgagcattcacaacatattgaattcaacagactcaaaatgataatgacaaaggatgccaataagattacctgacttatgggattaatcataatgaaagcaagcaagaatttcaagagcaataggctgttgaggattttcggAGGATCAAATGGTATTTcaaagacttttgtgaaatacatgTATCAACTAGGAATAATCGAATCCTCGATAAGTATGAGGGATTTTCAGTagggtattcatgtggcaaagaaATGAAAGGcggtaggcacaaagtattctcgaaACAATAGAGTATTTCGGGGTATCCTGTAATAATAAGATCATCGAGAATGATTGTATGAGTGACAAGTGTACGCGGTCATCCATAGGGGATTTATCGATGaaagggaattgcaaaagcgatggcacaaagtctcgagagaacatcGTAGAGTATCTTCAGAATCTTCTGGTGCCGCAGGCGATCATATGTAACAAGGGGCTCTCCGGGTGGATGTGATCAcaagatcctaatgttagagttagtaaaaccattttaacccgaatagatgagagatcagagtcccagagtatagacgaggggtaaaagatcctagtaccacccaatggcgacgtgggcccataagccacacagccatgtttgtaaaatagttttcatcgactagacttAACTTCGGCCAAGGaatgtggaagggggattcctacaggaagtcggctctgataccaacttgtgacgcccccgattcaatcgtacactaatcatacatgcaaacgtgtacgatcaagatcagggactcacgggaagatatcacaaccaactctacaaataaaataagtcatacaagcatcatattacaagctaggggcctcgagggctcgaatacaagagctcgatcatagacgagtcagcggaagcaacaatatctaagtaccgacataagttaaacaagattgccttaagaaggctagcacgaactgggatacatatcgaaagaggcgcaagcctcctgcctgggatcctcctaaactactcctggtcgtcgtcagcggcctacacgtagtagtaggcacctccagtatagtaggagtcgtcgtcaacggtggcgtcttgctcctgggctccatcatctggtcgcaacaatcgggtatagaaaggggaaaaaaggggaagcaaggcaaccgtgagtacttatccaaagtactcgcaagcaaggagctacactacatatgcatgcattggtatcaaatggaaaaggggtagaatatgtggactgaactgcagaatgccagaataagagggggatagctagtcctgtcgaagactacgcttctagcCACCTCCAtattgcagcatgtagaagagagtagacggtaagttcaccaagtatcatcgcatagcataatcctacccggtgatcctctccttgtcgccctgttagagagcgatcaccgagttgtatctggcacttggaagggagTGTTTTAGttagtatccagttctagttgtcataaggtcaaggtacaactccgggtcgtccttttatcGAGGGAcatgactattcgaatagatcaacttccctgcaggggtgcaccacatttcccaacacgctcgatcccctttgtccggacacactttcttgggtcatgccgggcctcggaagatcaacacgtcgcagccccacctaggcacaatagagagatcatcacgccggtctaaatcctatggcgcaggggtctgggcccatcgcccgttgcacacctgcacgttgcgaacgcggccggtaagcaaacctagcctccctaatacaagagcaggcattcCAGTACAATCCGGCGCGCGttgctcagtcgctgacgtcatgaaggcttcggctgataccacgacgtcgagtgcccataactgttcccgcgtagttggttagtgcatataggccagtggccgatctcagatcaaatacccagatctcgttaagcgtgttatcttgaagtaaccgcgaacgccgaccagggtcaggcccacctctctcataggtggtctcaacctaccctgtccctccgccacaaagatccacccagagggccatcgggacaaaggtcctttcagcccccaatccgtgaatcactcgcgggtactccacgagccgacccgactttagtcaccacatgtatcatgggtaatatgtatagtatatacccgtgatcaacacccgacgtgatcacggcccgatagtatagcatgacagactgacaagaatgtagggccactgatgataaactagcatcctatactaagcatttaggattgcaggtaaggtatcaataactgtagcaacaatgacaggctatgcatcagaataggattaacggaaagcagtaacatgctacactactctaatgcaagtagtagagagaagtaggcgatatctggtgatcaagggggggggcttgcctggttgctctggcaagagagaggggtcatcttcgatgtagtcgaacacacAGACATCGGCAGCGGTCTCGAAGTCTACCGGAAAGGAGTAACGGAGGAGGAACactaaataacagagcaatcaaatgtaacacaaagcaagacacggcaatacgttgtgctaggggtggcctaacgtagggataggcgatattggcgaaggggggaaacatccgggaatgtattcctggtgtttcgcgttttcggacggATGAATGGGAGagggaaagttgtgtgtttgctATGTTAGGGATGTGTgacggacgaacgggctgcgtttccggattcgtctcgtcgttctgagcaactttcatgtacaaaaatttttcatccgagttatgaTTTATTTTATATGACTTTTCAAAGTTTTATTCATTTTCTGAGGTTATTATTAATTTAAAATTAATAGGCAAAACGCTATGGGTACCCAGCCCTGTGTACACAGAATGTACAcggaggctgacatgtgggccagaggACCCAGTTGAGCCGTCAAAATTTGACTGGTCAACAGAGGGTGGGGCCCCCTGTCATTGACTGCCTAGTAAACTAACAATTTTAGTTAGACTAATTAAGCAGTTAACAGATTAATTAACAGGATTAATTAGATTAACTAATTCATTtggttaattaattaactaattattttaattattatatatattcatttatttatttttcgttcACGGGTGGACCCCAGGTGTCCTTGGCCAGGGGCCTTAGCGGGCGCCTGGAGCGTAACCCGAACGGGCGCAGGAAACGGGCGACGGGCGTGGGCTTCGGGCAAACCCGGGGCGCGACGAGCCGTAGCGGCTGCCCGGAGGCGCCGGCGCGGGTGGGTGAGGCTGCGAGGGGCGGAGCGGTTGGGGGTGGCGGTCAGGCCGGCGAGCCGGCGAACCACGGCGGAGCGAGGCGGCTGTGGGGCACAGCGTGGTGCGGGCATGCTTGTGCACGGTGGTCGTGGCCGCGGCCGGAGCAGCGGCGCCGCCGGGCTAAGCGGGGCAGCGCGATGGAGCACGCGCGCGGGACGAGCACCGACGCCCAGCAGCGCGCGGGGGCAAGGCGAGCTTGCAGGGGCGATGAAGCGGGAGACAACGGGGTGAGGGCGTGGTCGTCATGCAGGTCACGCGGCGCGGGGCACGGCCTGGACGCGGCCGACGAGCAGAGGCGCGCGGGCCTGTGCAAACGCGCTCGCGGAGGGGCAGCAGAAGAGAGTAGCGGCAGCGCGGCCAGGTGCTCGCGGGGCGTGCCTGGGCGCGTCGGACGGCGCGGTGGAGTCGAGGTGTGAGCGCATAGTGGGCGTGGCGATGCCGAGCGAGCAGCACGCGACGGAGCTGCCAGTCGGAGGTGGTGCAGGCGATGAGAAGCGCATCGGGGAGGGGGAAGCAGAGCAGGAGCAGCTACGGTAGCGCACACGGGTAGGGCTGGCGCGCGTGGAGGCACGGTCGGGGTTCCTCGCCGCGGGGCCGTAGGGACTAGGCAGTAGGGCGTGGGAAGGACGACGGGGACgaggcgacgacggggacggggaggCAGGCCGGCATGGTGGCTCAGTCCACAGGGAGGCCTTCGGGCGGCGACACGGCGTCAGCGGGGTTCGGGGCGAGCGACGGGGTGACGGGATCCAGATCGGGGGAAAGAGGAGAGGTGGACCATGGGGAGGAGTGGACCGGTTAGGATTAGGTTACGGGGGTGGGGGTAGTTATAGGCCAGGGGAAAAACTGGGCCGGTTAGCTGGGCCGTGGCCCAGTGGGGGTGGCCCttgttttccttttttccttttttctttttttaacctttctgttttattttagCTATTGCTTCTATTAGTTTATCCACTAAAAGGCTTTTGTAAAATGAAACAATTAGTCAGAACAAATACCAGTGTTCTGCCAAAAAAATCTTGGAGttttaaataaaatagtttaGAACTTCTATAATTTTGAAAAGGCATTTTAGTAAAGACTTGGCCCCTGTTTTAATTGCATTAGGGCAACTAAACATTTTATTAATGTTGGTTCTCTCTGATAATTAGTTAAATAATATTTGCAAATCaccgaacatttttattttacCGTTTGAAGAAACAACAATTTGACTTTATTTTAATTTGAATGTGAAATCGGTTTGGATCAAAGTGAGGTTTATTAAAATAATCATGATGACCCGGCACCATTAGTGTGTGATTATTGTAGCTTAATGACCGGGGTGTTACATCACCTTTATGCCCTTTTTGTGCTTCTAGTTAGAAGATACAAAGCATCTGATGTTTCAGTGCCAGAAGGAAAAGGAGGTCTGGGGAATGCTTGGCTTAGATGAGATCATTGCTCAAGCTTGTGAAGTTGATCATGCTGGAGAGGCGGTACTCGGTTTTTTGTTGCACATGCCTGATCAAGATTTATCTATTATGGGGTTCCAGAATATTCGGGAGATGATTGCCATTACGTGTTGGTATTTGTGGTGGGAAAGACGAAAATTAGTGCATAAGGAGAGAATTCAAGATGCAAAACATATTTCAATGGGGATACAAGCTCTTACGACTAAttatgttgttgcttctagtccAATGGCTTCTATGAGAGGAGGGGGTTGGATTCATCCCCCGGTGAGTTTTGTAAAACTTAATGTTAATGCTTCTTTTGATCATGATTTTCTTAAAGGTACGGATGGGGCTGTCCTGAGGAACGACAAAGGGAAGTTTATTGCGGGGGTAATTGGAAAATTGATCATTGTGTCGATGCTCTAACAGCGGAAGCTTGGGCTATCAGGTTCGGTCTTTCACTAGCGCAACATGTTGGTTGCAATCGCCTTGTTATTAATTCTGATGATTTGGAGGTTATTGAAACGATGAATAATGACGGACCGTCAGCAGGAGCGGCGGCGGCAATTTTTGATGATTGCTATTTTTTGGCGTGTGATTTTCCTACCTCTAGGTTTAAACATTGTAATATGGAAGCCAATAAGGTTGCACACAAGCTTGCTAGGTTGGCTAGATTTTCTTCTAATGTTGATTGGTTTGAGGAGCCTATGATTGAGATTGTACCTTTCCTCACAAACTATGTATCTATTATTTCGGTTGAATAAAGTCCATATGTTTTAAAAAAAGGATGATACATTTGTGGAATTGTGACACTTTCAATTTAGAGCAACTCTAACAGATCTTGTAAAAACATGTCATCTGAAAGCATTATACAGCTATTGCGAGGCACTAAGCAGAGTAGATCCCGTGAACCGGTACTGTAAAAAATTCCTCCTTTTTCTCCTcacacttcttcttccttggGACGCACGCATGGTCAGACTCAAACTCTAGCTGGCCAGAAGGGTGCCGCTCCGGCCTGTTGCCTGGTTCGGTCCGTCGCTGGCGCTCCGGCCCGCCACGTGCTTCGGGGATGCTCCGGCCGGCCGCTACCGAGCTCCTCCGCCTGCTAGCTTCTCGCGCGCGGTGTCGCCAGGCTCCCTGCTCTAACGTTGACCGCTCTACAGATTCCCTCGAGAACGACTCGAAAACTCCAAATATGAGGCATGGTTGCTCTAATATACGAAACCTGTAAAAACAAAGGATCTGCCGTTTAGAGGATCTATTCGGCGCGTTTTCTGCAAATTTAAAGGTTTGACCGGAATATTTGTTTTTTTTGAGAATTAGGTTTGACCGGGATATGATGCTCTTAGCCCAGTGCACTACAAACGTATTGACGGCCCATTCGCCAAAAAAGAAGTGGGTTTCAATCCCCTCCCCGGCCCATTCGCCATCACTCACCCCGTCCCCCTCCCCCGTGCTGGACGGCGCCGCCGGAGCTTTCTCCTGCCGCCGCGCCATGTCCACCCCAGCTGCTCGATCTCGCCCATCGGAGGACGGACTCATCAGGTACGTAGAGTATGCATCGCCATGAATCATCGCGACCTTCCTCTCCCTTCTTCACCCGATCCCCTAACCTTATTCCCCATCGTTGTGTGTGCAGGTCCTCCTCTTCGCCTCCCAGCGGCAGCGAGACGGCGGCCGAGAGACTCACCGACGACCTCCTCGTCGAGATCCTCTCGCGCGTGCCCGCCAAGTCGCTCTGCCGCTTCAAGTGCGTCTCCAAGCACTGGCTCGGCCTCACCAACGACCGCAACTACCGCCGGAAGCTCCCCCAGACCCTCACCGGCTTCTACCAGGGGAATCAATTGGTGGATTCAGGTGTTCCTTTCACCAATGTCTCGGGGAGCCGCCATCTCACACATCCCGCCTTCCTGCCCAACCGCCGGCAGGTCAAGATCATGGACTGCTGTAACGGCCTCCTTCTCTGCTCCTCATACGTTGCCGGCGACCATGGCGACGTGTTCCGGTACATTGTGTGCAATCCCGCCACAGAGGAATGGGCTGAGTTCCCGTACTGCGGCTATTCCGGCCTGGTGGCTAATGCACGCTTGTGTTTTGATCCAGCCGTGTCCCCTCATTTCCATGTGTTTTTGTTGCCGGTGGCGGATATCTGCATTACCGGAGTGCATGTCTATTCATCTGAAACCGGGAGTTGGGTTCATAAGGAGAAGAGATGGAGCGGCACTATTGATGTCGCTAATGATCGGTCAACTGTTTATCTTAATGGTTATCTGCATTTCTGCGCCATTGTTGATGGTTCTGACGGTCGTCTAGCTGCAGTGGACAAGGAGGGGGGAGCAAGGACTAACTTCCGTGTTCCTGATGGTCTGGATGTTGGTTTTATTCAGCTGTCACAGGGCTGCCTGCATTATGCTGGTTTTGACACAGATGATGATAATGTTGTTCGACTGCTAGTTTATGTTCTTAAAGACTATGACCGCAAAGAATGGATACTGAAGCATAGCGTCGAAACTTCGCATTTGCTTGGAGGGCGACACATAGAATACCTTGATGAGGACTTTGATTGGATTGCAATTCATCCAGAATGTGACTTGATCTTCTTCGCTGTGGCCCAGGAGGATATCACATTCATGTGCTATGATATGGATAGTGGACAAGTTAAAGTGATGTGCAATCTTGAAGATAGCAACCAGGCATATTTTCCGTATGTGCCACTATATGAAGAGTTACAATCGTTGCACAAGTGACGTCTTATTCGTGCTATGGAGCAGTGGGCATGGTATGTCTGCTTGAATTTGGTCCTCCTTTCTCTGATGTGTTTAAGTTTGGAGCAATGCTGGTTTGTTCTGGGGGCACTGCAGCTGATTTCTATCTCGGACTAGTGATTCAAAGTTTCAGTGCACCTTCTGTTGTGTGTACTTGTTTTGTCTTGGTATACCAATGGTTCTGGCCAACGGGAGATTGTGATACACTTTGGATGATTACATTATCACTTCTTTTGCTGCTATGTTTTTTCTGTCTTTTAAATAGGTTATTTTATTAGCAGAACATCACAGCCACAATGATGCTGTTGATAGGAAATGTCATAATGTTCATTCTGCTGTTAGATAACTTTTGACACAAAATTCCTTCAGAAGACTAGAAAGACATCCTCTTTATTTATGGGTTTTGTTCACATAGGTAGGTTTAGAGAGTTTAAAATAAGCGACACCGGGCACTTCCCATGTTAGTCTTGCCTATAATGGTGCACATACACTCCAGTCCAACACAATGTTGCTGTGTTAATAAGAGGTAATTTGACTTACCACTGAAAGGTTTGCCTAGCGGGACGATGTTCAACTCTTTCTGGTGATTGATGCTGAGAAGGTCATTATCGAAACTAATTTCTTTAGCCGGTCAACCTATATACGGCTAGTTTTTCGAGCAGAGCTGCAATCTTGTTCTTATGCACATTCAGGAGCTTAGTAGGGTCTTTTCTTTTTTTGATTTAGTTCATGTAAAACAAAAAGCCAATGTGGCAGCCCACCAAACCGCTAAATAATCTTTTCATACTGGTCCTTTGTGTGTCCTGATCTCCCAGGTCCTGGTCTTCCTTGGACCCTGTATTCAGCAAGATTGTAACCTTGCCCACTTATCGACATTAACTTGGTTCTAGAAAATGAGGAAATAAGATTGCACGGGATCAAAAGCTAATTTCAGACATTGTTTTGTTGAAAGTTAGAGCAAATCAAAGCTACTGCTGTAATAGGATTGTATCAGGTTGCTGCGCTAATGATATGTGTTTCGCACTTTTTAGTTGTCAGCTAGCCCAGGTAAAGCAATTGGTACGGTTAGAGAACTAATGGTGAAATGTTACTTGCAATACAAGTTCTTTCTGGTATCAACACATATAGTCCATATGGTTATGAATAGGCTGACATTGAAGAAGAAaagtgaacctcgagggtggttcctcttacgttcactttgatgattacatcgagtggaatccacCGAGGGTGATTCATCAGGTTTTCTTCCTTGATGTTTTCGACACACGGTTACCTGGACTTTACCTGAGACCATTGTTGAAGTCGGGTTGGCCttgaggggtacccgcgagttGATGTGAAAGTCGGGTGGGCCGTAGAGCACCCGTGATTTTTCTATGAGGCACAGCCGGGCATTCTGGGCGCTTGCCATAAGTCtacgagacggggcgacggggtcataTTATCGTGAGTCTTTGCTTGTCTCCGCGAGCCCCCAATGCACTAACAGGTTTGGGTATTTGTTCTGAGTTGTCCTTTGGCCTTTACGCACTAACCACCACGTGAGAATAGTTATGGGCCTCGACGTCGTAGTATCAGCCGAAGTTTTGTCAGACGTCCTGTTCAGCATTGCGGCACGGCTGGGCTGACACCATCCTGTAGTGCTGGAGCCTGATCCGCCCTGCTCGCAACAACCTGGAGTGCAACGGGCGATGTGCCCAAGACCTCGgagtgcttaggatgtagaccggcggGGACCTCTCTGCTAAGACTAGGTAGAgttgcgacatgttgatctttcgaggctgTACATGACTCAAGAAAGTGTGTTCGGCCAGAgtgatcgagcgtgttgggtaacgtggtgcacccctgcagggaagttatcTATTCAAATATTGTGTCCACGGTAATAGACGTTCAGACTTGTATCCTGATCTATTACAACTAGAACTGGTTACTTGAGACATGAGATGGATATGTTGGCTTCGGGATTGCTTTCTTGCAGGGAGTCGAGGGAGAATCTCTGGGCGTCAATATTACAACATGTTTGTCAAATATAAACTGTTATTTTATACTCTTCTgaatgctgcaagatgcttggaaTTGCTTGAAGATGTTAGTCTTCGATATGCTAGGCTTTCCCCTCTATTCAGGCATTCTTCGATAGGCTTTTCTGCATAAAATAAGTTTTCTTAAAAAAAACACTAAACCTATTCCTATTTGGCTGAACCCATCGTCAAAAAAACAAACGAGCAGGGCAGAGAAAGCCCAGACTTCCCACGACCCGGTCGTCTTCTTCGAGCGTTCATGGCACAGGCAGGATGCACGCACGCAGCACATCTCCACCCAGCGCCCCACTCCTCCCCCCTCTTCCTCACCCCAAAACCTCCAGAACggatccctctccctctcccataATGTACGCCCTAATACGCCCTAATGGCAGTTACAACACGAGAAACGGCTGCCATTGATGCCCTTAAAACCAGCGACGCCCTGCTCGCCTCCGACCTCCCCTGGCCCTCTATAAAAGCCCTAGATGTCGCCCAAGATCCCCTCGTCCAAAGCCCCCTCCGTGCAGGAGCTATCTCCCTCTCCATCTTTCCAAATTGCTCGCCGGAGTTCTACCCTATCGCCGCTGTCCGTCAATTACTACGGTGATTCGGACCCTCTTATTCATTTCTTCTCTCTATAACTTCAGTTCGCATCCCTTGACGTTCGGCCTTGTTTGAATCCTTAGCCGGAGCACGAGTTTAACGTTCACCGGACTGCATCAGTGCTCTGACCACTCCGGCGACTTCCCATCACCTGCAGAGGACGACATCGACGACGCTGGCGTACCCCTACTGCTCTCCGCGACGCCCTCCACCCCGTCCTCTACCCGCTGGTCGCCGGAACGCCGCCAAATTTCCTCACGGTGAGCACCCAGCCCTCCCGTCTCAAGCATGTTCTCAGATAAAGCTGTTCCAGCCAATAGGAACAAGACACGTTGCATTCCCTATAATTCCCGTATTGCTTTTTCAGAAAAATATTTAAACTTCGGAAAATCATATCTCCTAATCCGTATGTCCAAATTCGACAAATTTTATATCCCTGGATTCCTTGGAACATCTAGTTTATTATAAAAATTTGAGATCTCAGTTTTTGGGAAGTTAAAATTTAGTCCTGATTTAAATGATAAATTAAGTATTTTTGCAATATCTATTATTCTGTAAATCATATAAAAttgttttatatatgaaagttggaCCTTAGGACCTTTCTGTTGGAACTGATGGATTAATTTTCCAACATATTTTAGATGCTGTTTTATGATCAACACCTTAATTTGACCTTCTTTGATCATCATTTAATAACTTCATTGAACTAAAATTTAATCCTAGGATAAAACTCTTAGATTGATCCCTAGGGAACCTCTCTGGTCATATGCCATCATTATACCAGTTTGGACTTAAATGTTACATAAATTTTGTAACATAAACCTTATGCCACCAACTCCATCTTccattttcattggacccaaagtCAATATTCCAATCAAACACATTATAGACTTTGTCATAGAACCTTGCCTCACAACCCTTCAACCATGATCCTAACTTGTATCAATTTGATCCAACCCAGAATATGATCTATGTCATATTTTCAATCAAGCCAATTTGATCCATCTCAACCCTACCACGCCATAGTAACTAGCTTAGTAATAGTAGAAACTAAATAATTTGTATTGAGAATTTGTATATTTTATTTGGATCTTCATTTGGATTTTGTTGTGTGTTGAATTATTCTCTTGTATCGTTAGATATATCATAAGGTGAAGGAGAGACGACTAAGAGTAGAATATTTCATCTTCAAGAGACTCGGGCAAGTTGCAACTTGATCATTCCTTGTCC belongs to Triticum urartu cultivar G1812 chromosome 7, Tu2.1, whole genome shotgun sequence and includes:
- the LOC125521592 gene encoding F-box protein At5g07610-like, which produces MSTPAARSRPSEDGLIRSSSSPPSGSETAAERLTDDLLVEILSRVPAKSLCRFKCVSKHWLGLTNDRNYRRKLPQTLTGFYQGNQLVDSGVPFTNVSGSRHLTHPAFLPNRRQVKIMDCCNGLLLCSSYVAGDHGDVFRYIVCNPATEEWAEFPYCGYSGLVANARLCFDPAVSPHFHVFLLPVADICITGVHVYSSETGSWVHKEKRWSGTIDVANDRSTVYLNGYLHFCAIVDGSDGRLAAVDKEGGARTNFRVPDGLDVGFIQLSQGCLHYAGFDTDDDNVVRLLVYVLKDYDRKEWILKHSVETSHLLGGRHIEYLDEDFDWIAIHPECDLIFFAVAQEDITFMCYDMDSGQVKVMCNLEDSNQAYFPYVPLYEELQSLHK